The Bradyrhizobium ottawaense genome window below encodes:
- a CDS encoding tripartite tricarboxylate transporter permease produces MDTLVNVAHGFGVALLPVNLLYCFIGVFIGTLVGVLPGIGPISAMSLLLPVTLSGTPESGIIMMAGIYYGSMYGGSTTSILVNIPGEAASVVTCIDGHQMAKQGRAGPALGISAFGSFIAGTFALIALMLVAPKLASVAIAFGPAEYFSLMVLGLVVLTFLTQGSMPKALLMACIGVVLGLIGLDSITAQPRLTFGRMELIDGIGLVPVVMGLFGVAEVLLNTEQAIKRDIINTRITHLLPTREDWKASAGPVGRGTILGFFLGILPGGGAVVASFASYALEKRLSKTPERFGHGAIEGVAGPESANNAAAGGAFIPLMTLGIPPNVVMALLLGAFVIHGLQPGPLLITQNPGLFWGIVASMYIGNVMLLILNLPMIGMWVQLLKLPYNILFPLIILFTILGVYCSSNNVFDVYVMIAFGIIGYFMRKLGYEPAPLVLAFVLGPMMENNLRKSLILSQGDLWTFVQRPISGVCLVFALVLLIAPLLPSLRKKRELVALDEGA; encoded by the coding sequence ATGGATACGCTTGTCAATGTCGCTCACGGATTCGGCGTCGCGCTGCTGCCGGTCAACCTGCTCTACTGCTTCATCGGTGTCTTCATCGGCACGCTGGTCGGCGTGCTGCCGGGCATCGGGCCGATCTCGGCGATGTCGCTCCTGCTGCCCGTGACGCTGTCGGGCACGCCGGAATCCGGCATCATCATGATGGCTGGCATCTATTACGGCTCGATGTATGGCGGCTCGACCACCTCGATCCTGGTCAACATCCCCGGCGAAGCAGCTTCCGTCGTCACCTGCATCGACGGCCACCAGATGGCGAAGCAGGGACGCGCTGGCCCTGCGCTCGGCATTTCCGCCTTCGGCTCCTTCATTGCCGGCACATTCGCGCTGATCGCCTTGATGCTGGTCGCGCCGAAGCTTGCCAGCGTCGCCATCGCGTTCGGCCCGGCCGAATATTTCAGCCTGATGGTGCTCGGCCTCGTGGTGCTCACCTTCCTCACCCAGGGTTCGATGCCGAAGGCATTGCTGATGGCATGCATCGGCGTCGTGCTCGGACTGATCGGGCTCGACAGCATCACGGCACAGCCGCGTCTGACCTTCGGCCGCATGGAGCTGATCGACGGCATCGGGCTCGTGCCTGTCGTGATGGGCCTGTTCGGCGTTGCCGAGGTACTGCTCAACACCGAGCAGGCGATCAAGCGCGACATCATCAACACCAGGATCACCCATCTGCTGCCCACCAGGGAGGACTGGAAGGCGAGTGCAGGTCCGGTCGGCCGCGGCACCATCCTCGGCTTCTTCCTCGGCATCCTGCCGGGCGGCGGCGCGGTCGTGGCGTCCTTTGCCTCCTACGCGCTGGAGAAGCGGCTATCGAAGACGCCGGAGCGTTTTGGCCATGGCGCGATCGAAGGCGTCGCCGGGCCGGAATCGGCGAACAACGCCGCGGCGGGCGGCGCCTTCATTCCGCTGATGACGCTCGGCATTCCGCCGAATGTGGTGATGGCGCTGCTGCTCGGCGCGTTCGTCATTCACGGTCTGCAGCCGGGGCCGCTGCTGATCACGCAAAACCCCGGCCTGTTCTGGGGCATCGTCGCCAGCATGTATATCGGCAACGTCATGCTGCTGATCCTGAACCTGCCGATGATCGGCATGTGGGTGCAACTGCTCAAGCTGCCCTACAACATCCTGTTTCCCCTGATCATCCTGTTCACGATCCTGGGCGTCTACTGCTCCAGCAACAACGTGTTCGATGTCTATGTGATGATCGCGTTCGGCATCATCGGCTATTTCATGCGCAAGCTCGGCTATGAACCGGCGCCGCTGGTGCTGGCCTTCGTGCTGGGACCGATGATGGAGAACAACCTGCGCAAGTCGCTGATCCTGTCGCAGGGCGATCTCTGGACCTTCGTGCAGCGGCCGATCTCGGGGGTGTGTCTCGTGTTTGCCCTGGTGCTGCTGATCGCGCCACTATTGCCGTCGCTGCGCAAGAAGCGCGAACTGGTGGCGCTGGATGAGGGGGCGTGA
- a CDS encoding tripartite tricarboxylate transporter TctB family protein, producing MNSQTNVKLRLSNSELWGGLIGLGLGGFVIWSGMKLKLGTINDPGSGYVLFYTGILMCVFAGAIIVSAVTEGAPTLASRWENVRWSKPLLLIGCLVAFSIALEPLGFLLSSIPLVLLLLRLIDPVRWTLAIPIAVLVPSGMWWVLKRLLLIQLPSGLFGIG from the coding sequence ATGAACAGTCAAACCAACGTCAAACTCCGCCTCAGCAATTCCGAGCTCTGGGGCGGTCTGATCGGGCTTGGGCTCGGCGGCTTCGTGATCTGGTCCGGTATGAAGCTCAAGCTCGGCACCATCAACGACCCCGGCTCCGGCTACGTGCTGTTCTACACGGGCATCCTGATGTGCGTGTTCGCAGGCGCCATCATCGTCTCGGCGGTCACCGAGGGTGCACCGACATTGGCCTCGCGCTGGGAGAATGTGCGCTGGAGCAAGCCGCTCCTGTTGATTGGCTGTCTCGTGGCATTCTCCATTGCGCTGGAACCACTCGGCTTCCTGCTGTCGTCGATCCCCTTGGTGCTGCTGCTGTTGCGGCTGATCGATCCCGTTCGCTGGACGCTGGCGATCCCGATCGCCGTGCTGGTGCCATCAGGCATGTGGTGGGTGCTCAAGCGGCTGCTGTTGATCCAGCTGCCCTCGGGCCTGTTCGGGATCGGCTGA
- a CDS encoding putative bifunctional diguanylate cyclase/phosphodiesterase yields the protein MIPALPQASDILAALGQAVFAWDIGSDAIVWGDQVASVFPGIPAERLATGAEFAKLIEPAPSLRTAALAQAYAVHGADGTPYRVEYGVRMSAADPVIWIEETGRWFAGPDGRPVRAIGSVRINNERHARDEELTKLARLDPLTGELNRSHLIAALAEAIEETTRFRSTAAFMLVGIDHLARVNDAFGFDVADAVILDVAKRIRSRLRGGDVLGRFSGNKFGLILKNCTVDDMNVAAERFLAGIRDEVVPTKSGPVSVTASIGAVSVPRYARNTDEAVNRAHETLDAAKRRRVGSFAVWRPDATRDAQRRVNIRVTDEIVTALNERRIKLAYEPVVSAGSRERAFHECLVRMDQGDGQVLLAPDIVPVAERLGLIRLVDHRVLELVVAELAAAPDICLSLNISPDTTMDPDWWAGIESLMQAHPGVAERLIVEITETVAIQDIDDVRAFVGRLKHLGSRIAIDDFGAGYTSFRNLRKLGVDIVKIDGAFVQNITHSADDRAFVQTLIDLARRLDIKTVAEWVQDEEAANMLRDWGCDYIQGRLIGLASAERPWGAPPDNALPAAS from the coding sequence TTGATCCCCGCATTACCGCAAGCCTCCGACATCCTGGCCGCCCTCGGCCAGGCCGTGTTTGCCTGGGACATCGGCAGTGATGCGATCGTCTGGGGTGACCAGGTCGCCAGCGTCTTTCCCGGCATTCCCGCCGAGCGGCTGGCGACGGGCGCCGAATTCGCCAAGCTGATCGAGCCCGCGCCATCGCTGCGGACCGCGGCGCTGGCACAAGCCTACGCCGTGCATGGTGCCGACGGCACGCCCTACCGGGTCGAGTACGGCGTGCGCATGAGCGCCGCCGATCCCGTGATCTGGATCGAGGAGACCGGCCGCTGGTTCGCCGGACCCGACGGCCGCCCGGTGCGCGCGATCGGCTCGGTCCGAATCAACAATGAGCGCCACGCCCGCGACGAGGAGCTGACCAAGCTGGCCCGGCTCGATCCGCTGACCGGCGAGCTCAATCGTTCTCATCTGATTGCCGCGCTGGCCGAGGCGATCGAGGAGACGACCCGCTTCCGCTCGACCGCGGCCTTCATGCTGGTCGGCATCGACCATCTCGCCCGCGTCAACGACGCCTTCGGCTTCGACGTCGCCGACGCCGTGATCCTCGACGTCGCCAAGCGCATCCGCTCGCGCCTGCGCGGCGGCGACGTGCTCGGCCGCTTTTCCGGCAACAAGTTCGGCCTGATCCTGAAGAACTGCACCGTCGACGACATGAATGTCGCCGCCGAGCGTTTCCTTGCCGGCATCCGCGACGAGGTGGTGCCGACCAAATCCGGTCCGGTCTCGGTCACCGCCTCGATCGGCGCGGTCAGCGTACCGCGCTATGCCCGCAACACCGACGAGGCCGTCAACCGCGCCCATGAGACGCTGGATGCCGCCAAGCGCCGCCGCGTCGGCTCGTTCGCGGTATGGCGTCCGGATGCCACACGCGATGCGCAGCGCCGCGTCAACATCCGCGTCACCGACGAAATCGTCACCGCACTGAACGAGCGCCGCATCAAGCTCGCCTATGAGCCGGTGGTGTCGGCCGGCTCGCGCGAGCGCGCTTTCCATGAATGCCTGGTGCGGATGGACCAGGGCGACGGCCAGGTGCTGCTCGCGCCCGACATCGTGCCGGTCGCCGAACGGCTCGGCCTGATCCGCCTGGTCGATCACCGCGTGCTCGAGCTCGTGGTGGCCGAGCTCGCCGCCGCGCCCGACATCTGCCTCAGCCTCAACATCTCGCCGGATACGACCATGGATCCGGACTGGTGGGCGGGAATCGAATCGCTGATGCAGGCCCATCCCGGCGTTGCCGAGCGGCTGATCGTCGAGATCACCGAGACGGTCGCGATCCAGGACATCGATGACGTCCGTGCCTTCGTTGGCCGCCTCAAGCATCTCGGCAGCCGCATCGCCATCGACGATTTCGGCGCCGGCTACACCTCATTCCGAAACTTGCGCAAGCTCGGCGTGGATATCGTGAAGATCGACGGCGCGTTCGTGCAGAACATCACCCATTCCGCCGACGACCGCGCCTTCGTGCAGACCCTGATCGACCTCGCCCGCCGCCTCGACATCAAGACGGTGGCTGAATGGGTGCAGGACGAGGAGGCCGCCAACATGCTGCGCGACTGGGGCTGCGACTATATCCAGGGCAGGTTGATCGGGCTGGCATCAGCGGAACGCCCGTGGGGCGCTCCGCCGGACAACGCGCTGCCTGCAGCGAGCTGA
- a CDS encoding tripartite tricarboxylate transporter substrate binding protein encodes MPRYGLKTIAFAAMHAVMGALLSTAASAQDYPSKPITLIVPWPAGGSTDISMRAIADSASKVLGQPIVIDNKAGGGGTVGPATMAAAAKPDGYTISQIPITVFRLPLMQEVSWDPAKDFTYIIHLTGYTFGVTTSAESQFKSWKDVVEFAKANPGKVTYATPGAGTSLHIGMEQIAAMSGIKLTQVPFKGGAETNAAVLGQHTMLQADSTGWRPLVDAGKLRLLMVWTGARSPNYPDAPTLKELGYPMVYDSPFGIAGPKGMDPKIVAKLHDAFKKAVEDPAVVATLAKYDMVPNYKNTEDYKKFVVEVTESERKVIETLGLAKK; translated from the coding sequence ATGCCGCGATACGGGCTGAAGACGATCGCATTTGCCGCGATGCATGCTGTCATGGGCGCATTGCTCTCGACTGCCGCCAGCGCGCAGGACTATCCCAGCAAGCCGATCACGCTGATCGTGCCATGGCCGGCCGGCGGATCGACCGATATCTCCATGCGCGCCATCGCCGACAGCGCCTCGAAGGTGCTGGGGCAGCCGATCGTGATCGACAACAAGGCCGGCGGCGGCGGCACGGTGGGCCCGGCGACCATGGCGGCGGCCGCGAAGCCGGACGGCTACACCATCTCGCAGATTCCGATCACCGTGTTCCGCCTGCCCTTGATGCAGGAAGTGTCGTGGGATCCGGCAAAGGACTTCACCTACATCATCCATCTCACCGGCTACACCTTCGGCGTGACCACCAGCGCGGAGTCGCAGTTCAAGAGCTGGAAGGACGTCGTGGAGTTCGCCAAGGCGAATCCGGGCAAGGTGACCTATGCCACGCCGGGCGCCGGCACCTCGCTGCATATCGGCATGGAGCAGATCGCCGCGATGTCCGGCATCAAGTTGACGCAAGTCCCTTTCAAGGGCGGCGCGGAGACCAATGCCGCGGTGCTGGGGCAGCACACGATGCTTCAGGCGGACTCCACGGGATGGCGGCCGCTGGTCGACGCCGGCAAGTTGCGGCTGCTGATGGTGTGGACCGGCGCACGCTCGCCGAACTATCCCGACGCGCCGACGCTGAAGGAGCTCGGCTATCCCATGGTCTATGATTCCCCCTTCGGCATCGCCGGCCCGAAAGGCATGGATCCCAAGATCGTCGCCAAGCTGCACGATGCCTTCAAGAAGGCGGTCGAGGATCCGGCGGTCGTGGCTACGCTTGCCAAATACGACATGGTGCCGAACTACAAGAACACCGAGGACTACAAGAAGTTCGTGGTCGAGGTCACGGAGTCTGAGCGCAAGGTGATCGAGACCCTCGGGCTCGCGAAGAAGTAG
- a CDS encoding PAS-domain containing protein, which translates to MISTRDNELGARREQGPEALVALSQLALDHMEQGVCVYDADNRIVLVNQRYLSLFNMSAEIVRIGTSYRDVLAHSASLGNFPVSEIETLYTRRVEQIAGGKPFRTEQQLATGLVMSLELKPLPGGGWMTICDDVTRLARLEAELRVQTERSQHALSNMSHGLIMYDADSRVVVCNERFLNLYNLDPEIVKPGVPHSTVIDHWMSRGNLPGMAADDFQNSRLEDVRARKAKSLLVMRHDGRMVQAVSRFLPDGGWVTVHEDVTERLQYEETLRQQNFILDAALENMAHGLAFYDSDMRLRVCNTTYRKIYLLSPQETRPGTHLAELIERSMANGAFSSEYSPQQLLEAASARIANHDASPMRRRMSNNTVISVRYCALAQGGFVATYEDITEREHAIEELSEQYRRFDAALNNMSQGLCMLDASLRVIVCNRRYIEMYGLSPDVVKPGVSMREIMEHSCELGIHQNTTAARLYADYVERLREGEHTLHRHLSDGRIIKLNHKRMEHGGWVVTYEDVTERHKAQARVAHMARHDSLTDLPNRTLFREKMGEGLNQVAIAGGAMAVLCFDLDNFKTVNDRLGHAAGDRLLRWVAARLKENVGEHDTVARLGGDEFAVLQRGPQPQSAEKLARRLVEVIGHPPPLESQSIHVGVSVGIAIAPDHGLDADELMKCADLALYQAKAKGRGAYQLFEPEMEEEARSRHALEHDLRGALEAREFHLVFQPQVRLDSSELTGFEALLRWKHPSRGFVSPAEFIPIAEETGLIVPIGEWVLRSACATAASWPDVTVAVNLSPVQFRSRGLVAMVTSALAEAGLPPQRLELEVTETALLDDSEATIEILHQLRALGVRVSLDDFGVGYSSLSYLRKFPFDRIKIDRSFVGTLGESPESVAIVRTIASLGSVLGVETTAEGVETEEQLDFVRECGCTAVQGYYFGRPCPASEVGLAIETLTSVRRVA; encoded by the coding sequence ATGATTTCGACCCGCGATAACGAGCTTGGTGCACGCCGCGAGCAAGGCCCGGAGGCCCTGGTCGCGCTGAGCCAGCTTGCGCTCGACCACATGGAACAGGGTGTCTGCGTCTACGATGCCGACAACCGGATCGTGCTCGTCAACCAGCGCTATTTGAGCCTGTTCAACATGTCGGCCGAGATCGTGCGGATCGGCACGAGCTATCGCGACGTGCTCGCTCACAGCGCCTCGCTCGGCAACTTTCCGGTGAGCGAGATCGAGACGCTCTACACCAGGCGCGTGGAGCAGATCGCGGGGGGAAAGCCGTTCCGGACCGAGCAGCAGCTTGCGACCGGCCTCGTCATGTCGCTCGAGCTGAAGCCGCTTCCCGGCGGCGGCTGGATGACGATCTGCGACGATGTCACCCGCCTCGCCCGGCTCGAGGCGGAATTGCGCGTGCAGACGGAGCGCAGCCAGCACGCTCTCTCCAACATGTCCCACGGCCTCATCATGTACGATGCCGACAGCCGTGTCGTCGTCTGCAACGAACGCTTCCTGAACCTCTACAATCTCGACCCCGAGATCGTGAAGCCAGGGGTCCCGCATAGCACGGTGATCGACCATTGGATGTCACGCGGCAATTTGCCGGGCATGGCGGCCGACGATTTCCAGAACTCCAGGTTGGAGGACGTGCGGGCCAGAAAGGCGAAATCCCTGCTGGTGATGCGCCATGACGGACGCATGGTGCAGGCGGTCTCGCGCTTCCTGCCCGACGGCGGCTGGGTGACCGTGCATGAGGACGTCACGGAGCGGCTGCAATACGAGGAAACGCTGCGGCAGCAGAACTTCATCCTCGACGCGGCGCTGGAAAATATGGCGCATGGGCTCGCCTTCTACGACAGCGACATGCGCCTCCGCGTCTGCAACACCACTTACCGCAAGATCTACCTGCTGTCGCCGCAAGAGACCAGGCCCGGGACGCATCTCGCCGAGTTGATCGAGCGCTCGATGGCGAACGGCGCGTTCTCTTCCGAATACAGTCCGCAACAGCTGCTGGAAGCCGCCAGTGCGAGGATCGCCAATCACGACGCCTCTCCGATGCGCCGACGGATGTCGAACAACACCGTGATTTCGGTCAGGTACTGCGCTCTGGCCCAGGGCGGCTTCGTCGCCACTTATGAGGACATCACCGAACGCGAGCACGCGATCGAGGAGCTGAGCGAGCAGTATCGCCGCTTCGACGCGGCGCTGAACAACATGAGCCAGGGCCTGTGCATGCTCGATGCGAGCCTGCGCGTCATCGTGTGCAATCGCCGCTACATCGAGATGTACGGCCTGTCGCCGGATGTCGTTAAGCCCGGCGTCTCGATGCGCGAGATCATGGAGCATAGCTGCGAGCTCGGTATCCATCAGAACACCACAGCCGCGCGGCTCTATGCCGATTACGTCGAGCGGCTACGCGAGGGCGAGCATACGCTGCACCGCCATTTGAGCGACGGCCGCATAATCAAGCTCAATCACAAGCGGATGGAGCATGGCGGCTGGGTCGTCACCTACGAGGACGTCACCGAGCGCCACAAGGCCCAGGCGCGCGTCGCGCACATGGCGCGGCACGATTCGTTGACGGACCTGCCCAACCGCACGCTGTTCCGCGAGAAGATGGGCGAGGGACTGAACCAGGTCGCGATCGCCGGCGGCGCCATGGCCGTGCTGTGCTTCGACCTCGACAATTTCAAGACCGTCAATGACCGCCTCGGCCACGCCGCCGGCGACCGTCTGCTGCGCTGGGTCGCGGCGCGGCTGAAGGAGAATGTCGGCGAGCACGATACCGTCGCCCGGCTCGGCGGTGACGAGTTCGCCGTGCTCCAGCGCGGACCGCAACCGCAATCGGCGGAAAAGCTGGCCCGGCGCCTGGTCGAGGTCATCGGTCATCCGCCGCCGCTGGAAAGCCAGTCGATCCATGTCGGTGTCTCCGTCGGCATCGCGATCGCGCCCGACCACGGGCTCGATGCCGACGAGCTGATGAAATGCGCCGATCTCGCGCTGTACCAGGCCAAGGCCAAGGGGCGTGGCGCCTATCAGCTGTTCGAGCCCGAGATGGAGGAAGAGGCGCGCAGTCGGCACGCGCTGGAGCACGATCTGCGCGGCGCGCTCGAGGCGCGTGAATTCCATCTGGTGTTCCAGCCGCAGGTGCGGCTGGATTCATCCGAGCTCACCGGGTTCGAGGCGCTGCTGCGCTGGAAACATCCCTCGCGCGGCTTCGTCTCGCCGGCCGAGTTCATTCCGATCGCTGAAGAGACCGGGCTGATCGTTCCGATCGGCGAATGGGTGCTGCGCAGCGCTTGTGCGACTGCCGCATCCTGGCCCGATGTCACCGTCGCGGTAAATCTGTCGCCGGTGCAGTTCCGCTCGCGTGGGTTGGTGGCGATGGTCACGAGCGCACTTGCCGAAGCCGGCCTGCCGCCGCAACGGCTCGAGCTCGAGGTCACCGAAACGGCGCTGCTCGACGACAGCGAGGCGACGATCGAGATCCTGCACCAGCTTCGCGCGCTAGGGGTGCGCGTCAGCCTCGACGATTTCGGCGTCGGCTATTCCTCGCTGAGCTATTTGCGCAAATTTCCATTCGACCGCATCAAGATCGATCGCTCCTTCGTCGGTACGCTCGGCGAAAGCCCGGAGAGCGTTGCCATCGTCCGCACCATCGCAAGCCTCGGCTCCGTGCTCGGCGTCGAAACGACCGCGGAGGGCGTGGAGACCGAGGAGCAACTCGACTTCGTCCGCGAATGCGGCTGCACCGCCGTACAGGGCTATTATTTCGGCAGGCCGTGCCCGGCATCGGAGGTCGGCCTCGCCATAGAGACGCTGACTTCGGTCCGGCGCGTGGCGTAG